The region AATGTTACTCGGGTATTGGGAATGCCCTGACCCATTGACGACATTACTTGTCCGCTGATCTCAGCCGAGTTCGGTCCAGCTGTGGAAAGCTCAACGAATCCGTCAGCCACAGTTGCCTTTGGATCGCCATCATTGAACATAAGAGTTTCCCACGTCAGCGGCGATCTAGTGCCCGGAGCTCCAACTGCAGTAAATTTAAGGTTCAAGAGAACACCATTTTCACTAACCGGCGTTAATCCGTAAACTGCGATCCTCAGAAGTCCTGGTTCGCTGCCATTGCTAACAGCTGTAAGACTTCCACTAACTGTACCCGCCAAATCGACTGGATTTGATTGCGGCTGGATCACGGCAGGATCATATCGCAGGTTGAGTTGATAAGCGATAACTCCCTTATTCTTAATTCCTTGTACGCTGACCGGAATAATCACCTCATCGTCGGCCGGGGTAACCAGACTCGGCAAAGCAACCGCGGCGGTTCTTTCCGGCCCTATGGCAGAACGTCCGCCAGCACCGCTATTCCAGTCTCCCGAAACCTCACCCATAAGAAGAGCCGAATAATCTTCACCTGTGATATCGGAAGTAACAGATGGATAGGTCCTGTTCGCCGGACTGAATATCCAGTTACCTGTTGAACCGGTAGGCGGCAGTAAGACCACATAGTTTGCTATCAGCCCCGCATCAAACGAAGTGATGGTTCCATTGCCGCTAACGTCGGCTACGATCAATTGATTACCACTCAACTGCGGAAGAGGCGGCCCAGCGACGTCTTGAGCAATCAATGCAGCATCAAATATATTTAAGTGACCATTCTGTTCTCCGATCTTGGACGGCGTAACGGTGTAGGCCCCTGCACCAAACCCAGTAAGCGAATAGGTACCAAGAGCGTTAGTCGTATCAAAGACCGATGGTGATCCGACGCCACTCATGAGTACGTTCGGAACAAAACGTGTCGCCGGAGCCCCGATCGAATTTCCGTAAGTAACTGTTCCCGAGATAACAACAGGAGCAGTTGGTGTCGCTGTCGGAGTAGAGGTCTCCGTAGCCGTTGCGGTCGGAGTAGAAGTCTCCGTAGCCGTTGCGGTCGGAGTGAAGGTTTCCGTAGCAGTAGCTGTCGGAGTAGAAGTCTCCGTAGCCGTTGCGGTCGGAGTAGAAGTCTCCGTAGCAGTAGCTGTCGGAGTAGAAGTCTCCGTAGCCGTTGCTGTCGGAGTGAAGGTTTCCGTAGCTGTTGCTGTCGGAGTAAATGTCTCTGTAGCTGTTGCTGTCGGAGTGAAGGTTTCCGTAGCTGTAGCCGTCGGGGTAGATGTTTCCGTAGCTGTTGCTGTCGGAGTAGATGTTTCCGTAGCTGTTGCCGTCGGAGTGAAGGTTTCCGTAGCTGTTGCCGTCGGAGTGAAGGTTTCCGTAGCTGTAGCCGTCGGGGTAGATGTTTCCGTAGCTGTTGCTGTCGGAGTAGATGTTTCCGTAGCTGTTGCCGTCGGAGTGAAGGTTTCCGTAGCTGTAGCTGTCGGAGTAAATGTTTCCGTAGCTGTTGCCGTCGGAGTGTAGGTTTCCGTAGCTGTTGCTGTCGGCGTAGAAGTCTCCGTAGCCGTTGCGGTCGGAGTAGAAGTCTCCGTAGCTGTTGCTGTCGGAGTGAAGGTTTCCGTAGCTGTTGCTGTCGGCGTAGAAGTCTCCGTAGCCGTTGCGGTCGGAGTAGAAGTCTCCGTAGCTGTTGCTGTCGGAGTGAAGGTTTCCGTAGCAGTAGCTGTCGGAGTAGAAGTCTCCGTAGCCGTTGCGGTCGGCGTATCAGTTGGAGTATCCGTCGGTGTCGGAGTGAATGTCTCCGTAGCTGTCGCCGTTGGCGTATCCGTCGGAGTGTCCGTTGGCGTTGCCGCAGGGATGGTGACACTTCCGTTTGTCGTCACCGCTGCCGGAACACCCTCGTTGAACTGGAACGCTGGATGGAAGAGCGTGCTAGGATCTGTATAATCCTCAAAGGTTAAATTAGTCGATTGTCCGGGTGCCCCGACAACGTTGAACTTCAAATTCAGCAGCGTTCCCGATCCAGTTAACGATGTTGCCTGGAATGCACCTATTATGAGGTGTCCCGCATTAAAGGTGTTCTGAGAAACCAGCATTCCACTGCTCAGCGTTCCAGCAGTATCAAATGCGACCACATCAGGCTGCACGACCGTTGGGTCAAAAGTGATCTGGAAATCATAGGATCTTACATCAAGTCCCGTTAGATCACCAACAGTTATCGTAATTGTAATTGCACCCGGAGTTGAAACAACGTCGGGCAGCGAAACGATCACGCCCGCAGGAGTGCTTGTCGCAGTTGCAGTTGCAGTCGCAGTATCGGTAGCCGTAGATGTTGGAGTATCCGTCGGCGTATCTGTAGGCGTCGGGGTAAACGTTTCCGTCGCGGTTGCCGTTGGGGTGTCAGTCGGAGTATCCGTCGGTGTAGGCGTAAATGTTTCCGTCGCGGTTGCCGTTGGCGTGTCAGTCGGAGTATCCGTCGGTGTAGGCGTAAATGTTTCCGTCGCGGTTGCCGTTGGCGTGTCAGTCGGAGTATCCGTCGGTGTAGGCGTAAATGTTTCCGTCGCGGTTGCCGTAGGTGTATCCGTAGGCGTAAATGTTTCTGTCGCTGTAGCCGTTGGCGTATCAGTCGGAGTAAAGGTTTCCGTCGCGGTTGCTGTTGGCGTATCAGTCGGAGTGTCCGTAGGCGTCGGAGTAAATGTCTCCGTCGCGGTTGCCGTTGGCGTTGGCGTGTCAGTCGGAGTATCCGTCGGTGTAGGCGTAAATGTTTCCGTCGCGGTTGCCGTAGGTGTATCCGTAGGCGTAAATGTTTCTGTCGCTGTAGCCGTTGGCGTATCAGTCGGAGTAAAGGTTTCCGTCGCGGTTGCTGTTGGCGTATCAGTCGGAGTGTCCGTAGGCGTCGGAGTAAATGTCTCCGTCGCGGTTGCCGTTGGCGTGTCAGTCGGCGTATCCGTCGGCGTTGGCGTAAATGTTTCCGTAGCCGTTGCCGTTGGTGTATCTGTCGGAGTGTCTGTCGGCGTCGGAGTAAACGTCTCTGTCGCCGTTGCCGTAGGCGTATCCGTTGGTGTATCCGTCGGCGTTGGCGTAAATGTTTCCGTAGCCGTTGCCGTTGGTGTATCTGTCGGAGTGTCTGTCGGCGTCGGAGTAAACGTCCCTGTCGCCGTTGCCGTAGGCGTATCCGTTGGTGTATCCGTCGGGGTCGGAGTAAATGTTTCCGTAGCCGTTGCCGTTGGTGTATCAGTTGGAGTGTCAGTCGGCGTTGGAGTAAATGTTTCTGTAGCCGTTGCGGTCGGAGTGTCCGTCGGAGTATTGGTAGGCGTTGCAGCCGGAATTGTTACACTTCCATTTACTGTAACCGAAGCAGGATCGCCTTCATTGAATCGGAATCCAAAGTGAAAACCCGAGCCAGGATCAGTGTAATTCTCAAAGGCCAGTGCCGTTGATGCTCCCGGAGTTCCCACCACGTTGAATCTGAGATTCAGCAGTGTTCCTGAACCAGCCAAGGCAGATGTAGTGAATGCCGAAATTATCAAATGGCCGGGAAATGCAGAATTCGGAGTTATAGCCATTCCGCTACTCAATGTACCTCCTTGTGCGAAGGCAGGAGAAGCAGGCGTCACAACTGCTGGGTCGAATGTGACCTGAAGGTCATACGAGATCACTCCCAGACCTGTTAGGTCTCCCACAGAGATTGGAACCACAATTAAACCTGGCGTCTCCGTCAAATTCGGCATTGATACCGTTAACGGCGTATTTGTCGCCGTCGCAGAAGGAGTGTTAGTGGCCGTAGAGGTCTCCGTATTTGTAGCTGTTGCAGTCGGCGTAAAAGTCTCAGTTGCTGTCGCGGTTGGCGTATCGGTCGGCGTGTCCGTCGGAGTCGGAGTAAATGTCTCCGTCGCTGTAGCCGTTGGTGTATCTGTCGGAGTGTCAGTTGCAGTCGATGTAAATGTTTCCGTTGCAGTCGCAGTCGCAGTCGGCGTATCCGTAGGCGTAGGTGTAAACGTCTCAGTCGCTGTTGGAGCCGGAGTATCCGTTGGTGTGTTCGAAGGTGTACTTACGGGCGTATCCGTGGCGGTGGCGGTGGCGGTTGGTGTCGAGCAGACGCTGCCGATCACCAGCGAGAACGCACGAGCGGATCCCGTATCTCCGACAGCATTGTCACTTATGTTGATCGTCCAGTTTCCGTTTGGATCCTGACCATCAAACGCACCCATCAGATTATTTGGCGAGAATGTTCCTATGGGAAATGCCGCAGCCGAATTGGCTCCGCACTGAACTTCAACAGCCGGAAATCCACCATCGTCATCGAGTACGATCTGCGCAAGATTATTGCTGTTACAGCCAAATCCCGTACCGGTGAATCCGGGCCGATCAAATACCGTTACCGTTGTTCCGCCAGGTGAC is a window of Chloracidobacterium sp. DNA encoding:
- a CDS encoding proprotein convertase P-domain-containing protein codes for the protein MLKRTALSHSNFVRNAILTFAVGLFFAVSANASQGSGFAFIDSMKEFFGFDPMANVTGSSETAGSAMAPFEVNATTTVFTDDFGTNTSAAYTTSGAIGASAWSVLRSGADWGSRRNTSPTQLEITNDIGGTANVNGWALASTATSSFNSPYNTTLSSNTGLVTWTFNMRQIQTNPSGFGAGNYGAAFILAGTSDTDNDSGSGYAVVLGGAGGTDPLRLVRYVNGPQGTLTGIITSNTAGLTDFGAEYLSVRVTYFPSTNTWEMFLRNDGATAFANPASGTLTSQGTAVNSTSTGIVLGLMGAYWQGGTTATQPAFFDNATVTVNEPDPTPCGGGTFGYTGPAVAIADNTAAGTNFTIPVSGVGSITDVNFRFDGTQSADPVSTTPGINHSWVGDLIVRVTSPGGTTVTVFDRPGFTGTGFGCNSNNLAQIVLDDDGGFPAVEVQCGANSAAAFPIGTFSPNNLMGAFDGQDPNGNWTINISDNAVGDTGSARAFSLVIGSVCSTPTATATATDTPVSTPSNTPTDTPAPTATETFTPTPTDTPTATATATETFTSTATDTPTDTPTATATETFTPTPTDTPTDTPTATATETFTPTATATNTETSTATNTPSATATNTPLTVSMPNLTETPGLIVVPISVGDLTGLGVISYDLQVTFDPAVVTPASPAFAQGGTLSSGMAITPNSAFPGHLIISAFTTSALAGSGTLLNLRFNVVGTPGASTALAFENYTDPGSGFHFGFRFNEGDPASVTVNGSVTIPAATPTNTPTDTPTATATETFTPTPTDTPTDTPTATATETFTPTPTDTPTDTPTATATGTFTPTPTDTPTDTPTATATETFTPTPTDTPTDTPTATATETFTPTPTDTPTDTPTATATETFTPTPTDTPTDTPTATATETFTPTPTDTPTDTPTATATETFTPTDTPTATATETFTPTDTPTATATETFTPTPTDTPTDTPTPTATATETFTPTPTDTPTDTPTATATETFTPTDTPTATATETFTPTDTPTATATETFTPTPTDTPTDTPTATATETFTPTPTDTPTDTPTATATETFTPTPTDTPTDTPTATATETFTPTPTDTPTDTPTSTATDTATATATATSTPAGVIVSLPDVVSTPGAITITITVGDLTGLDVRSYDFQITFDPTVVQPDVVAFDTAGTLSSGMLVSQNTFNAGHLIIGAFQATSLTGSGTLLNLKFNVVGAPGQSTNLTFEDYTDPSTLFHPAFQFNEGVPAAVTTNGSVTIPAATPTDTPTDTPTATATETFTPTPTDTPTDTPTATATETSTPTATATETFTPTATATETSTPTATATETSTPTATATETFTPTATATETSTPTATATETSTPTATATETYTPTATATETFTPTATATETFTPTATATETSTPTATATETSTPTATATETFTPTATATETFTPTATATETSTPTATATETSTPTATATETFTPTATATETFTPTATATETFTPTATATETSTPTATATETSTPTATATETSTPTATATETFTPTATATETSTPTATATETSTPTATPTAPVVISGTVTYGNSIGAPATRFVPNVLMSGVGSPSVFDTTNALGTYSLTGFGAGAYTVTPSKIGEQNGHLNIFDAALIAQDVAGPPLPQLSGNQLIVADVSGNGTITSFDAGLIANYVVLLPPTGSTGNWIFSPANRTYPSVTSDITGEDYSALLMGEVSGDWNSGAGGRSAIGPERTAAVALPSLVTPADDEVIIPVSVQGIKNKGVIAYQLNLRYDPAVIQPQSNPVDLAGTVSGSLTAVSNGSEPGLLRIAVYGLTPVSENGVLLNLKFTAVGAPGTRSPLTWETLMFNDGDPKATVADGFVELSTAGPNSAEISGQVMSSMGQGIPNTRVTLTDLVGRTRNVVSNSFGNYRFGGLQVGQTYTVSIDGQRYKFTPMTISVTNQMVNMNMIAE